A portion of the Sphaerochaeta pleomorpha str. Grapes genome contains these proteins:
- a CDS encoding HAD family hydrolase, which produces MAKKTMIAIMYDFDKTLTTADMQEYSFIPNLGMTSSQFWSKANGLARREQMDSILAYMKLMLDESRKKDKPIRRDDFVSLGTGLEFYPGVQKWFDAIDKKGKDLGIQVEHYIISSGLHEVIEGSAIGAKFKQIYASEYLYDINGVATWPKLAVNYTAKTQFLFRINKGILDVSEDRKLNDYTPEGNRAIPFRNMIYIGDGLTDVPCMKLVKNNGGKSIAVHKKGDLALCLQLMNADRIDFYEEADYTEGKNLFSLVSLILEKMKAEDELESLHKGMAERAEKE; this is translated from the coding sequence ATGGCAAAGAAAACGATGATAGCGATCATGTATGATTTTGACAAAACCCTTACGACTGCGGACATGCAGGAATATTCCTTCATCCCGAATCTTGGTATGACTTCCTCACAGTTCTGGTCCAAGGCCAATGGGTTGGCCAGAAGAGAACAGATGGACAGCATCCTTGCCTATATGAAACTCATGCTCGATGAGTCTAGGAAAAAGGATAAGCCGATAAGAAGGGATGATTTTGTCTCTTTGGGGACTGGCCTTGAGTTTTATCCCGGGGTCCAGAAGTGGTTCGATGCAATAGACAAAAAGGGTAAGGACCTGGGCATACAGGTCGAGCACTATATCATTTCCTCAGGATTGCATGAAGTTATCGAAGGCTCCGCAATCGGAGCGAAGTTCAAGCAAATCTATGCCAGTGAGTATCTTTACGACATCAACGGCGTAGCAACCTGGCCGAAACTTGCTGTCAATTACACGGCAAAGACCCAGTTTCTGTTCAGGATTAACAAAGGGATCCTGGATGTATCAGAGGATCGGAAACTGAATGACTATACCCCGGAAGGCAACAGGGCCATCCCGTTTCGAAACATGATCTATATCGGTGATGGTCTTACTGACGTTCCGTGCATGAAACTGGTGAAGAATAACGGTGGAAAAAGTATCGCTGTCCACAAGAAAGGCGATCTTGCACTCTGTCTCCAGCTCATGAATGCCGACCGTATCGATTTCTATGAGGAAGCAGACTACACCGAAGGGAAAAACCTGTTTTCCCTGGTTTCCCTCATCCTGGAAAAGATGAAAGCAGAGGATGAGCTTGAATCTTTGCACAAAGGTATGGCTGAACGGGCGGAGAAAGAGTAA
- a CDS encoding acetyl-CoA carboxylase carboxyltransferase subunit alpha: protein MHDEKEFDLESSVERIESIAGVEKQCEGRSSWECVLLSRRQGRPGAQQYIDLMCDDFVELHGDRLYGDDRAMIGGIGTINGRAITFIGNRKGANFKDNVLCNYGMSNPEGYRKALRLAKQAEKFGRPVVCFIDTPGAYPGLGAEERGIGEAIARNLKEFSVLKTPVLSFIIGEGGSGGALGIGVGDKLYMLENAVYSVITPEGFASILLRDPSRAQEAAEAMKMTARDLKSFNIIHDIIPEVSGGASVDPAFTANLIKQVIIRDLAILCDKPVENLVRYRIKKIRGIGEYQGEKAWWEPLLRVFQQTVDLK from the coding sequence ATGCATGATGAGAAAGAATTTGACCTGGAAAGCTCAGTCGAGCGCATAGAGTCCATTGCCGGGGTAGAAAAGCAGTGTGAAGGGCGTTCTTCCTGGGAATGTGTATTGCTTTCCCGGCGGCAGGGCAGACCAGGAGCCCAGCAATATATTGATTTGATGTGTGATGACTTTGTCGAGTTGCATGGTGACCGTCTCTACGGGGATGACCGTGCAATGATCGGGGGCATCGGGACAATAAACGGGCGTGCCATTACCTTTATCGGAAACCGCAAGGGTGCAAATTTCAAGGATAATGTTTTGTGCAACTATGGGATGAGCAACCCGGAAGGGTATCGCAAGGCTTTGCGTCTGGCAAAACAGGCAGAGAAGTTCGGCAGGCCGGTAGTATGCTTTATAGACACCCCCGGAGCCTATCCCGGCCTTGGAGCCGAGGAGCGGGGAATCGGGGAAGCCATAGCTCGCAACCTGAAAGAATTCTCTGTTTTGAAGACGCCGGTCCTTTCCTTCATCATTGGGGAAGGTGGCAGTGGCGGAGCTTTGGGAATCGGGGTGGGTGACAAACTCTACATGTTGGAGAATGCCGTCTATTCGGTCATTACCCCCGAAGGTTTTGCATCGATTCTATTGCGCGACCCCTCAAGGGCCCAGGAAGCGGCTGAGGCGATGAAGATGACTGCCAGGGACCTGAAGTCCTTCAATATCATCCACGATATAATCCCCGAGGTGAGCGGAGGGGCTTCTGTAGACCCCGCGTTCACGGCAAATCTCATAAAACAGGTAATTATCCGTGACCTTGCCATCCTGTGCGATAAACCGGTAGAAAACCTGGTTCGGTACCGGATAAAGAAAATCAGGGGAATCGGGGAATACCAAGGTGAAAAGGCCTGGTGGGAACCGCTTCTGAGGGTTTTTCAGCAGACTGTTGATCTCAAATAG
- a CDS encoding acetyl-CoA carboxylase carboxyltransferase subunit beta, with translation MENKKKTICAQCQKEVEKTKLNECPFCGFYFPLSPAERIELVADTGSFVEMSKGMVSSNPISLEGYEDKLKENQKKSSLNDAVTIGSCTIENQKAILGIMSFSFMGGSMGSVVGEKITEAMIEGCLTHSPVILFTASGGARMQEGIFSLMQMAKTASAAALLDETRTPLFIVLTNPTTGGVTASFAMLGDVIMAEPGAVIGFAGPRVIEGTIKEKLPKLFQRSEFQLERGFVDLIVRREELRSMLSYLIKTHTRSESHA, from the coding sequence ATGGAAAATAAAAAGAAGACTATCTGTGCGCAGTGTCAGAAAGAGGTGGAGAAGACAAAACTTAACGAATGCCCTTTTTGTGGATTCTACTTTCCCCTCTCTCCTGCTGAACGTATAGAACTGGTAGCCGATACAGGTTCATTTGTAGAAATGTCCAAGGGGATGGTTTCCTCAAACCCGATATCGCTGGAAGGCTATGAGGATAAACTGAAAGAAAACCAGAAGAAATCATCCCTGAACGATGCGGTAACCATAGGTTCCTGCACTATCGAGAACCAGAAAGCCATACTGGGTATTATGTCGTTCTCCTTCATGGGGGGAAGCATGGGCTCGGTGGTAGGGGAGAAAATCACGGAAGCAATGATCGAAGGGTGTCTCACCCATTCCCCGGTCATTCTCTTTACCGCTTCCGGTGGGGCTCGGATGCAGGAGGGGATCTTTTCCTTGATGCAGATGGCCAAGACTGCCAGTGCGGCAGCCCTGCTTGATGAGACAAGAACCCCGTTGTTCATTGTCTTGACCAACCCTACAACCGGTGGGGTAACCGCCTCTTTTGCTATGCTCGGTGATGTGATTATGGCTGAACCCGGTGCTGTCATAGGGTTTGCCGGTCCCAGGGTTATCGAAGGTACGATTAAGGAGAAGCTTCCCAAGCTGTTCCAGCGTTCCGAATTCCAATTGGAACGGGGGTTTGTCGACTTGATCGTAAGACGTGAGGAGCTGAGAAGTATGCTCTCCTACCTTATCAAGACCCATACGAGGAGTGAATCCCATGCATGA
- a CDS encoding acetyl-CoA carboxylase biotin carboxylase subunit, which produces MIRSILIANRGEIAVRIVRACRDLDIRSVVVYSTADKDTQAVQMADDSVCIGPAASSQSYLNWRNIIAAACLKRCDAIHPGVGFLSENADFARETEEAGLIFIGPKSETIALLGNKVVARTTALECKLPITPGSKTAVESLAEGMATAKEIGYPIILKAACGGGGRGMRIVTEESQLAHALQIAKKEALAFFGDGTVHMERYLQNPRHLEIQLLSDGQGTVVHLGERDCTVQKNHQKLLEESPSPVLDEKLRNQMCTDSVNLFEKLGYRGAGTVEYLYDEGKYYFMEVNARLQVEHPVSELVSGIDLIKAQIQIADGKKLGFTQEDIHLSGHSLECRINGETAGVIGKLNFPSGPSVRVDSYLQSGSTLSPYYDPLIAKIIVHTPSRDESLAVMLRALSEVIIEGIKTNLEEQKDILSSAMFRSGRFGTDLYKKVCTTEEKKSNGK; this is translated from the coding sequence ATGATAAGATCTATTTTGATTGCCAACCGCGGCGAGATAGCGGTGAGAATCGTACGGGCGTGCCGGGATCTGGATATTCGCAGTGTCGTTGTCTATTCCACAGCCGACAAGGATACGCAAGCGGTACAGATGGCTGACGATTCTGTATGCATCGGACCGGCTGCATCCTCGCAGAGCTACCTCAACTGGCGCAATATCATTGCAGCAGCCTGCCTGAAACGTTGCGATGCAATTCACCCGGGAGTTGGTTTCTTATCCGAGAATGCCGATTTTGCCAGGGAGACCGAAGAGGCCGGGCTTATTTTCATTGGACCGAAAAGTGAGACCATCGCGTTGCTCGGAAACAAGGTTGTAGCCCGTACCACAGCTCTGGAATGCAAACTTCCCATAACTCCAGGCAGCAAGACTGCTGTGGAATCACTTGCAGAGGGAATGGCAACAGCCAAAGAAATCGGCTATCCCATCATTCTCAAGGCAGCCTGCGGAGGTGGGGGCAGGGGAATGCGCATCGTTACCGAGGAGAGTCAGCTCGCCCACGCCCTTCAGATAGCAAAAAAAGAGGCCTTGGCCTTCTTTGGGGATGGAACGGTCCATATGGAACGATATCTGCAAAATCCACGGCATTTGGAAATCCAGTTGCTCAGTGACGGGCAGGGGACGGTAGTGCATCTCGGTGAACGTGACTGCACTGTCCAGAAGAACCATCAGAAGTTGCTGGAAGAGAGTCCTTCCCCGGTGCTGGATGAAAAACTGCGCAATCAGATGTGTACCGATTCGGTAAACCTGTTTGAAAAACTAGGGTACCGGGGGGCCGGAACTGTTGAATATCTCTATGACGAAGGCAAGTATTATTTCATGGAAGTGAATGCACGCCTCCAGGTAGAGCATCCTGTCAGTGAACTGGTAAGCGGGATTGACTTGATCAAGGCCCAGATACAGATTGCCGATGGGAAGAAACTGGGATTTACGCAAGAAGATATACATCTTTCGGGTCATAGCCTGGAGTGCCGTATCAATGGAGAGACCGCAGGGGTTATCGGGAAGCTGAATTTTCCCTCAGGCCCGTCTGTCCGTGTCGATTCCTATTTGCAGTCAGGCTCGACTCTCAGTCCTTATTATGACCCGCTGATTGCCAAGATTATCGTACATACCCCAAGTCGGGACGAGAGCCTTGCCGTGATGCTCAGAGCCCTCTCTGAAGTTATCATCGAGGGGATCAAGACAAACCTTGAGGAGCAGAAAGATATCCTCTCTTCGGCCATGTTCCGTTCAGGTCGTTTTGGGACTGACTTGTATAAAAAGGTCTGTACTACAGAGGAGAAGAAAAGCAATGGAAAATAA
- the accB gene encoding acetyl-CoA carboxylase biotin carboxyl carrier protein — METIEQMDLASIIAVFEHSSLSDLELSCSRFTVKMKRKEGGTAEYLAPPLVKKQQEKEMPAESEKKEEDLFIVTSPIVGTFYLTPAPDAPPYVHEGDKIEKGDVLCTIEAMKLMNQLQADFPCEIVSVLAKPEHMVEFGQPLFSVRRR, encoded by the coding sequence ATGGAAACAATAGAACAAATGGACCTGGCATCGATCATAGCAGTATTTGAGCATAGCTCACTGAGCGACCTCGAACTTTCGTGCAGTCGCTTTACCGTCAAGATGAAAAGAAAAGAAGGGGGTACTGCCGAATACCTTGCCCCTCCGCTGGTAAAAAAGCAGCAGGAAAAGGAAATGCCTGCCGAGAGTGAGAAAAAAGAGGAAGACCTTTTTATTGTCACTTCCCCGATTGTCGGAACCTTTTACCTAACCCCGGCTCCTGACGCTCCTCCCTATGTACATGAAGGTGACAAGATTGAGAAGGGCGATGTGCTGTGCACCATCGAAGCCATGAAACTCATGAACCAGCTCCAAGCCGATTTCCCCTGTGAAATCGTTTCTGTCTTGGCGAAACCAGAGCACATGGTTGAATTCGGTCAGCCTTTATTTTCCGTGAGAAGGCGATGA
- a CDS encoding beta-ketoacyl-ACP synthase III, with protein METLECIHITAVGSYTPQFTLTNDELANRVDTSDEWIRSHTGIRKRHIAGTEETCSDMAVKAVENMIETCNVDIAKIDGIVVATATPDFIGFPSTGCLVQQKLHLKTFPAFDVSAGCTGFIYALETARGMIATGTMHRVLVIGAEKLSSIVDWDDRNTCVLFGDGAGCVLLEQTEESGGILDCTLGAEGSGSAALAVTGEKNAICMDGRAVYAFAVQVIGETIKKLLSDNNLSIEDIDWIVPHQANERIISACAKRFSLPQEKFFLNIASYANTSAASIPIALSEMVEKNLLKTGDKVILIGFGAGLTYGGTLLTW; from the coding sequence ATGGAGACATTGGAGTGCATACATATTACTGCAGTTGGATCTTACACACCGCAGTTCACCCTTACAAACGACGAGCTGGCAAATCGTGTCGATACCAGTGACGAGTGGATCCGTTCCCACACCGGGATACGCAAACGCCACATAGCAGGTACTGAAGAGACTTGTTCCGATATGGCAGTGAAAGCTGTTGAGAATATGATTGAAACCTGCAATGTCGATATTGCAAAGATAGACGGCATCGTGGTGGCAACCGCCACCCCTGACTTCATAGGCTTTCCCTCAACGGGTTGCCTGGTACAGCAAAAACTTCATTTGAAAACTTTTCCTGCTTTCGATGTCAGTGCCGGCTGCACCGGTTTCATCTATGCACTGGAAACAGCGCGCGGGATGATTGCCACAGGGACTATGCACAGGGTTCTGGTTATCGGGGCGGAAAAACTCTCGTCTATCGTTGACTGGGATGACCGCAATACCTGTGTCTTGTTCGGAGATGGGGCCGGATGTGTCCTGCTTGAACAAACAGAAGAAAGCGGGGGAATTCTCGACTGCACGTTGGGAGCCGAAGGAAGCGGATCTGCAGCCTTGGCCGTGACAGGCGAAAAGAATGCAATCTGCATGGATGGCAGGGCCGTGTATGCCTTTGCCGTACAGGTAATCGGGGAAACCATCAAGAAACTGCTTTCTGACAACAATCTATCTATTGAAGATATTGACTGGATTGTCCCGCACCAGGCAAACGAGCGCATCATCTCGGCCTGTGCAAAACGGTTTTCCCTGCCACAGGAAAAGTTTTTCCTCAACATTGCATCCTATGCAAATACTTCAGCTGCATCCATTCCGATTGCCCTATCCGAGATGGTGGAAAAAAACCTCCTGAAAACCGGGGACAAGGTAATTTTGATAGGATTTGGAGCAGGCCTAACTTATGGAGGGACCTTACTGACATGGTAA
- a CDS encoding ACP S-malonyltransferase produces the protein MVKLIALYPGQGSQFPKMALDLFDASKKVQDLFALASEVCSEDLYKILSEGSEQDLQDTRVTQLVVTLANRAAYTRLQEKGVDFLCHAGFSLGELSAYAAGGIFDEKTLFTIVKKRGLLMAKAAGEAEKKQGKLGMAAVIGLGFAEVETLLKTEKIEGLYCANDNGPKQVVISGRESMIAQAKDLLMGNGARKVIPLKVSGPFHTPFMDDATAEFSEFLASCTFFDPIEPVISSVNGDFVQSKKEALSHISRQLASPLRWTATMQRAVAFADKQESVLIGELGGKDVLSGLWRSSGLPYSCKCIGTEAAIETIGIQEKEVLYGK, from the coding sequence ATGGTAAAACTAATCGCATTATATCCGGGACAAGGCTCCCAGTTTCCGAAAATGGCACTGGATCTCTTCGATGCCTCGAAAAAGGTACAGGACCTCTTCGCCCTGGCCAGCGAGGTGTGTAGTGAGGACCTGTACAAGATCCTCAGCGAAGGGTCGGAACAGGACTTGCAAGATACCAGGGTAACCCAACTGGTGGTAACGCTAGCAAACCGTGCCGCCTATACCCGTCTGCAGGAAAAAGGTGTTGATTTTCTTTGTCACGCCGGATTCAGTCTCGGAGAACTTTCTGCCTATGCAGCGGGAGGAATCTTCGATGAAAAGACCCTGTTCACGATTGTAAAGAAGCGGGGTCTCCTCATGGCAAAGGCTGCCGGGGAAGCAGAGAAGAAACAGGGAAAACTGGGCATGGCTGCAGTCATCGGACTGGGTTTTGCCGAAGTCGAGACCTTATTGAAAACAGAAAAGATTGAAGGTCTGTACTGCGCAAATGACAACGGCCCCAAGCAGGTCGTAATTTCAGGCAGGGAAAGCATGATTGCCCAGGCAAAGGACCTTCTGATGGGCAACGGGGCAAGAAAGGTGATTCCCCTGAAGGTGTCTGGTCCCTTCCACACACCGTTCATGGATGATGCAACTGCAGAATTCTCCGAATTCCTTGCCTCCTGTACGTTCTTTGACCCCATCGAACCGGTGATTTCCTCGGTGAATGGTGACTTTGTGCAATCGAAAAAAGAAGCCCTTTCACATATATCGAGGCAGCTTGCATCCCCTCTGAGATGGACAGCAACAATGCAAAGGGCTGTTGCCTTTGCAGACAAACAAGAGTCGGTCTTAATTGGGGAGCTTGGCGGGAAAGATGTGCTTTCCGGTCTCTGGAGATCAAGTGGTTTACCCTATTCATGCAAATGTATAGGAACAGAAGCGGCAATTGAAACAATAGGTATACAAGAAAAGGAAGTACTATATGGAAAATGA
- the fabG gene encoding 3-oxoacyl-[acyl-carrier-protein] reductase encodes MENESKTRHAVVTGGSRGIGMAIVEALLKDGCDVWYLSRSEGETLAALTPLAQSLGKSLFWVACDMADRQGVETALDTVIKEAVTIDVLVNNAGITRDGLLMRMKDQAWDDVIAVNLTAAFLTCRKIGRLMAGQRSGSIINTSSVVGIMGNGGQTNYAASKAGLIGFSKSLARELSLRNIRVNVVAPGFIETAMTEVLSDNLKDTLKTQIPLGRIGSAGEIAEAVAFLASDRASYITGQVLAVDGGMAM; translated from the coding sequence ATGGAAAATGAAAGTAAAACACGCCATGCAGTGGTAACAGGAGGATCGAGGGGCATCGGTATGGCCATAGTTGAAGCATTGCTCAAAGATGGCTGTGATGTCTGGTATCTCTCCCGCAGCGAGGGGGAAACCCTGGCTGCACTCACTCCCCTTGCACAATCGCTGGGAAAATCCCTTTTCTGGGTTGCGTGCGACATGGCCGACCGACAGGGGGTGGAAACAGCGCTTGATACAGTTATCAAGGAAGCGGTTACCATCGATGTCCTGGTAAACAATGCGGGCATTACCCGTGATGGGCTTCTCATGCGCATGAAAGACCAGGCATGGGACGATGTCATTGCAGTGAACCTGACTGCAGCTTTCCTTACCTGCAGGAAAATAGGCAGGCTCATGGCTGGCCAGAGAAGTGGTTCGATTATCAATACCTCTTCGGTGGTAGGGATCATGGGTAACGGGGGCCAGACAAACTATGCTGCCTCAAAAGCGGGTTTGATCGGGTTCTCCAAGAGCCTGGCAAGGGAACTTTCCCTCAGGAATATCAGGGTCAATGTCGTAGCCCCGGGGTTCATCGAGACTGCGATGACCGAGGTGCTTTCTGACAACCTCAAAGATACCCTCAAGACCCAAATTCCCCTTGGCCGCATCGGATCGGCAGGGGAAATCGCAGAAGCCGTAGCATTTTTGGCTTCAGATAGGGCTTCCTACATCACAGGTCAGGTTCTGGCTGTCGATGGTGGGATGGCAATGTAA
- the fabF gene encoding beta-ketoacyl-ACP synthase II, translated as MEQKTRRVVVTGMGTVNPLGKRVEEFWANIQKGVCGIGPLTKFDTTDYPAKIAGEVRDFDPSDLLDRKETRSMADFTKFAVYAAVQAMDQAGLQPGGYDPDRAGVYLGNGIGGFEVVEENLYKLYERGPHAVAPLTIPKLISNEAAGNIAIHFGFQGPCKTTVTACASGTDAIGDAFNAIRFGLSDVAISGGTEAAITKLSVAGFCRIQALATKYNDTPEKASRPFDKDRDGFVIGEGAGILVLESLEHAKKRGATILGEIAGYGMTCDAYHLTAPNPNGDGAAKAMRNALQVAGKNLEDVDYINAHGTSTSANDSMETKAIKQVFGDHAYKLKVSSTKSMTSHLVAAAGAVEAIVCLLAIRDQYFPCTINQETADEECDLDYVPNQGKNGLIRCAMSNSLGFGGHNGVLVFTRYEEGESDER; from the coding sequence ATGGAACAGAAAACTAGAAGAGTCGTAGTAACCGGAATGGGGACTGTCAATCCTTTGGGAAAGCGTGTCGAGGAGTTCTGGGCAAATATACAAAAGGGCGTATGCGGGATTGGGCCTCTGACCAAGTTCGATACTACCGATTATCCGGCAAAGATAGCCGGTGAAGTAAGGGATTTCGATCCCTCCGACCTTCTCGACCGTAAAGAGACCAGAAGTATGGCCGACTTTACCAAGTTCGCCGTCTATGCGGCGGTGCAGGCTATGGACCAGGCGGGCTTGCAACCGGGCGGGTATGATCCAGACCGTGCCGGGGTATACCTGGGTAACGGTATCGGGGGATTCGAAGTAGTTGAGGAAAACCTCTACAAGCTGTATGAACGCGGTCCCCATGCCGTGGCCCCGCTTACGATTCCCAAGCTTATCTCCAATGAGGCAGCCGGGAATATTGCCATCCACTTCGGATTCCAAGGCCCCTGCAAAACTACGGTGACTGCCTGTGCCTCAGGTACCGATGCCATTGGCGATGCTTTCAATGCAATACGGTTTGGCCTTAGTGATGTGGCTATCAGCGGAGGCACGGAAGCCGCCATAACAAAGCTTTCGGTTGCCGGTTTCTGCCGTATCCAGGCACTTGCCACCAAATACAATGACACCCCTGAGAAAGCAAGCCGTCCGTTCGACAAGGACCGCGATGGATTTGTAATCGGAGAAGGAGCCGGAATTTTGGTTTTGGAATCGTTGGAGCATGCGAAAAAACGTGGGGCTACCATCCTTGGCGAGATTGCCGGCTACGGCATGACGTGTGATGCCTACCATCTCACGGCCCCGAACCCCAATGGGGACGGAGCTGCAAAAGCTATGCGCAATGCATTACAGGTTGCAGGTAAAAACCTTGAGGATGTCGATTATATCAACGCCCATGGGACATCTACCTCAGCCAATGACTCAATGGAAACCAAAGCAATCAAGCAGGTCTTCGGTGACCATGCCTACAAACTGAAGGTTTCCTCAACGAAGTCAATGACTTCCCATCTGGTTGCCGCAGCAGGAGCTGTGGAGGCTATTGTATGCCTGCTTGCTATCAGGGACCAATATTTTCCCTGTACGATCAACCAGGAGACAGCGGATGAAGAATGCGACCTTGACTATGTACCAAACCAAGGTAAAAATGGACTAATACGTTGTGCAATGAGCAACTCGCTCGGGTTTGGCGGGCACAACGGGGTTTTGGTCTTTACACGTTATGAAGAAGGAGAATCAGATGAGCGATGA
- the fabZ gene encoding 3-hydroxyacyl-ACP dehydratase FabZ, with protein MSDEFEPLEQLIPHRSPFLFVDELIECDNDHTVGQRLFTEKDFFFEGHFPGYPVVPGVILVETMAQCGGAGLVQAGILPHGAFFVLGTVDKAKFRNLVRPGDTIRIEVQNVRVSLNMVRQSGVITVNGLKAAEASWMCIVGKGKDSN; from the coding sequence ATGAGCGATGAGTTTGAGCCTTTGGAGCAGTTAATACCCCATAGAAGCCCGTTTCTGTTTGTAGATGAATTGATAGAGTGTGACAATGACCATACAGTCGGCCAGCGTTTATTCACCGAGAAGGATTTCTTTTTCGAAGGACATTTTCCCGGGTACCCGGTGGTACCGGGAGTAATTCTGGTGGAGACAATGGCCCAATGTGGCGGAGCAGGATTGGTACAGGCTGGTATTCTCCCCCATGGGGCATTCTTTGTACTGGGAACAGTAGATAAAGCAAAGTTTCGCAATTTGGTTCGCCCAGGCGATACTATTCGCATTGAGGTGCAGAATGTCAGGGTATCACTGAATATGGTCCGCCAAAGCGGTGTTATCACAGTCAATGGGCTCAAGGCTGCAGAAGCCTCCTGGATGTGTATCGTAGGTAAGGGAAAAGACTCAAACTAA
- the fabV gene encoding enoyl-ACP reductase FabV, translated as MIITKKVLRNVSLTAHPQGCAQYVQDQIDWVQAHAHASLDSRYQKCDDLKLPRRILVLGGSTGYGLSSRIVGAFGSGSDTINVSFEREPSQTKTATPGWYNTMAFEKRAKEAGLKAESIFGDAFSDETKQKTGALIKSLFGQVDLVIYSLASPLRTDPKTGTTYRSVLKPLGKPFSALSVDMDCDVVKMATIEPAEGTQAEETVHVMGGEDWALWIEYLMQENLLAEGAMTVSYSYIGPKITYPVYREGTIGKAKEDLEKTAAELTKKLQQIQGKAYVSVNKALVTRASAVIPVVPLYMAILYQVMKERDLHEHCTEQIYRLFTEKLFSGKQIPTDDEGRVRVDDWEMQDDIQAEVERRWALQKEGEPLKDADIEGVRKEYDQIHGFGFDSIDYEKDVDPRDIY; from the coding sequence GTGATAATTACTAAGAAAGTACTGCGAAATGTCTCTTTGACTGCACATCCACAAGGGTGTGCCCAGTATGTACAAGACCAGATTGATTGGGTGCAAGCACATGCTCATGCTTCCCTAGATTCCCGTTACCAAAAATGTGATGACCTGAAGCTTCCCCGGCGGATTCTGGTTCTCGGGGGTTCAACGGGTTATGGGCTTTCCTCCCGGATTGTAGGGGCCTTTGGCTCCGGGTCCGATACTATCAACGTATCGTTCGAGCGTGAGCCGTCACAGACAAAGACGGCCACCCCGGGCTGGTACAATACGATGGCCTTCGAGAAAAGGGCAAAAGAAGCGGGGCTCAAGGCCGAATCAATTTTCGGCGATGCGTTTTCTGACGAGACCAAGCAGAAAACCGGGGCCTTGATCAAGTCTCTGTTTGGGCAGGTAGATCTGGTTATCTATAGCCTTGCCTCCCCCTTGCGTACCGATCCAAAGACAGGGACAACCTATCGCTCGGTACTCAAACCTCTGGGAAAACCTTTCTCGGCCCTTTCTGTGGACATGGATTGTGATGTCGTGAAGATGGCAACCATTGAGCCTGCAGAAGGCACCCAGGCTGAAGAGACAGTCCACGTAATGGGCGGAGAAGACTGGGCTCTCTGGATTGAATACCTGATGCAGGAAAACCTCCTAGCAGAAGGTGCGATGACCGTTTCCTATTCCTACATCGGCCCTAAGATTACCTACCCTGTCTACAGGGAAGGTACTATCGGGAAGGCAAAGGAAGATTTGGAAAAGACTGCTGCCGAACTGACAAAGAAGTTACAACAGATACAAGGCAAGGCTTATGTGTCTGTCAACAAGGCGTTGGTTACCCGTGCAAGTGCTGTCATCCCTGTCGTTCCCCTCTATATGGCAATTCTCTATCAGGTTATGAAAGAGAGAGACCTCCACGAACACTGTACCGAACAGATTTACCGGCTCTTTACCGAAAAGCTGTTCAGCGGGAAGCAGATCCCTACCGACGACGAAGGCCGTGTGCGGGTGGACGACTGGGAAATGCAGGATGATATCCAAGCCGAAGTCGAACGCAGATGGGCCCTCCAGAAAGAAGGCGAACCGCTCAAGGATGCAGACATTGAAGGGGTCAGGAAGGAATATGACCAGATCCATGGCTTTGGGTTCGATTCCATCGATTACGAGAAGGATGTAGATCCCAGGGATATCTACTAA